The Kwoniella dendrophila CBS 6074 chromosome 3, complete sequence genome contains a region encoding:
- a CDS encoding guanine nucleotide-binding protein subunit beta-like protein: MAEPLVFKGTLAGHSGWITAIATSSENPDMILTASRDKTIIVWQLTRDDGSFGFPKKILHGHNHFVSDVVISSDGQFALSSSWDHTLRLWDLNTGLTTRKFVGHTGDVLSVSFSADNRQIVSASRDRTIKLWNTLGECKFNITEDGHSEWVSCVRFSPNPVIPVIVSAGWDKTVKVWELSKCKLKTNHYGHTGYINTLAVSPDGSLSASGGKDGITMLWDLNDGKHLYSLDAGDVVNALVFSPNRYWLCAATSSSIKIFDLESKSIVDDLRPDFDGLSDKARKPECTSLAWSADGQTLFAGFSDNLVRVWVVVV, translated from the exons atGGCTGAGCCTCTCGTATTCAAGGGTACCCTCGCCGGTCACTCCGGCTGGATCACAGCTATCGCTACTTCAAGCGAAAACCCAGACATGATCTTGACCGCTTCAAGGG ACAAGACAATCATTGTTTGGCAATTAACAAGAGATGATGGATCTTTTGGTTTCCCAAAAAAAATCCTCCACGGTCACAACCACTTCGTATCTGATGTAGTCATCTCATCAGATGGTCAATTcgctctttcttcatcatggGATCACACCCTTAGATTATGGGACTTGAACACTGGTTTAACCACCAGAAAATTCGTTGGACACACTGGTGATGTTCTTTC CGTTTCTTTCTCCGCCGACAACCGACAAATCGTTTCAGCTTCCCGAGACCGAACCATCAAACTCTGGAACACCCTTGGTGAATGTAAATTCAACATCACCGAAGACGGTCACTCCGAATGGGTTTCATGTGTACGATTCTCCCCTAACCCAGTCATCCCAGTCATCGTATCAGCCGGTTGGGACAAAACCgttaaa GTTTGGGAACTTTCTAAATGTAAACTCAAGACCAACCACTACGGTCACACCGGTTACATCAACACCCTTGCCGTTTCACCAGATGGTTCTCTTTCtgcttcaggtggtaaagatggtatcACCATGCTTTGGGACTTGAACGATGGTAAACACCTTTACTCCCTCGATGCCGGAGATGTCGTCAACGCTCTTGTTTTCTCACCAAACCGATACTGGCTCTGTGCTGCTACTtcctcatcaatcaaaatcttcGATCTCGAATCCAA ATCAATCGTCGATGACCTCAGACCAGACTTCGACGGTCTTTCCGACAAAGCACGAAAACCTGAATGTACCTCCCTCGCTTGGTCAGCTGATGGTCAAACTCTTTTCGCTGGTTTCTCTGATAACCTCGTTAGAGTTTGGGTTGTTGTCGTATAG